The DNA segment GCTGTCTCCTCGTAGATGACACCTGGCGTTTTGATTGAATCCTCGAGGATGTCAAGGACGGCTGTCTGTAGGGCGGGAAGTGAGGGTTCACCCATTAAGGAGAAAAATCGAGCAACGTATATGAATGATTGGTGCGCGGAGTGGGAAAGACGGGAGCTACGTGCCGGCATTATTTTATCAGTTGAATAGAATTATAGTATAGTATCGGGTGAAAATCATACAGGCGACCGTTGTTGAGGAACGGTCACTGGAGAAGCATGGTAGCGATGCTCGGTAGACTGTTACGAGCAAGATCTCCCTCGAGTATATTTAACAATGAAAGCACTCATCATCGGTGATATTCACCTTCGGACGACTGGCCGTAATATTGTGGTTGATGACCTTCCAGTCGACGGCTACGATATCGTGATCGCGATTGGAGACGTTATCGACGAAAACATCGATCATGCCAAATCAGCTGAAGCAGGCGAGAGGTACGAAACGAAAGGGCGAGCCTTCTTCGAGGCATTAAACGAACGAGGGAAACCGGTTGTTGCTGTGCCCGGCAATCACGACCCGCTCGCATGTACTGAACGACTCACTGAGGGATTGTCCAACATCGAAGTGTTACACAAGACGACCTACGAGGTGCCCGAAACGATAACCGGTACCGAGGACAGACTCACAATAGCAGGTTGGGGCTGTGAGACGTTCGATTTCACACCAGCAATTCCAGCACCGGAGTATCCAACGATAGCACCGGCACAGTTCGATTCGCATGAGGTTACCCCAGGGGAGATCGCCACCTATATCGAGACGAGAACGGCCAGGTATCTCGCTGGAATCGACGATTTCGAAACGCTCGAGGCGGCATTCATCGAGACACCAACTGGCAACTCGACCACTCTCCAGCTATTCACCGAGCGCATCGAACTGCTCGAGGAACGGTTTGAAACGGTGTGTGAGATCATGAATCAGGCCCAAAATCGAGTGGTGCTTTGCTCTCACGTCTCACCGTACGGCGTCCCGTTCGACAAACGATCCAAACACGCACACGATGGACAGTATCACTTCGGGTCGCTGGCACTCAAACTGGCGATTCTCGAGACGGCACCACTTGGCGTAATCTCAGGACATACGCATCAGGAGGGATTAACCGGAACGGAAACGTCGAACGGATATACGTATCTCTACAACCCTGGCGCTCCGGGAGTGGCCACCCTCGAAGTGGACGCGAACGGTACCTTCATCACCGAATCAGTACCAATCGAGTGAGTCGCCTTCTGTCGTTACCCGACCCGGTCGAGTCCGGCTTCACCTTTTTTTGACCGAAAATCTTCGATGGGGACTGCCTTGTCGGGGTTTTTCCCCTCGAGGAAGCGTCTGAATTTCGTGTAACACTCGTCACAGAGACCGATATACGCCGGTTTTTCTTGTGGGTATTCGGCGTCGCGGTGCCAAAGTTGATGCGTCTGAGACTGTCGGTTCTCACACCGGTCACAAATCATGGTTCCTCCGGTCGCCAATTGTCAATAGATATAGAAATACGTTTCCACTCTTCCCGGGTTCATTTCAATCCCCGAATCACTCATCACTAATTTCGAACACGGCCTCGACGCGCTCGCTAATACGAATCGGTGATGGCTGGAAATCACTCTCGGGATCAAATTCCAGGGCCTCGTCAACGAGACTCTGAAACCCTTGCTCCGATGTGGTTGTCGTAACGGTACGCACGGGTCCGATAGAGACACCCTCACATTCTGCAATATGTGCAGCGAGGGAACGGGCCCTCTCGGTTGCGGTCGCCACCGCTTGGCTGCGCAGTTGCTGTGTTTTCTCCTCACCTAAAGCAAATCGGACGTCGACAGTCGTTGCTCCGGCATCGATAGCTGTTTCCGCGATTTTAGAAGCAGTTGCCGGTGCACAATCGACTTGCAGCCGTCTCGTTGCGCGAAACGTGTCGTCTCCCTCTGAACCGAACTGGTTGCTAGGGTCGGCAAGTCGTACTTTCACAAGTCGAATATGATCGTCCGATATTCCTGCATCTACTAACGCCTGCCTGATCGTTTCGGCACAATCTTCAGCAGTAGCGGTGGCCACACTCGGGACTGTCGCCGTTCCTCGGGCCTCGAGGTCCACGGTAGCTTTCGTCGGAAGGGCTTCAGCAGTCCCTGTCGCATCAGTCGTAATCGTCGGCGTCGTCATACGATTTCTTTTCAGTCGAAATGTATAAAACCACGTACCAAAATTTGCTGGGTAGCAGCGAACCAAATCACGGACTTTCCTCTCGACTCGAGTCACCAGACCCGTATCCAGTCCCAACGAAAGTACCTACGACCCGTCCAAAAGCCGCGTCCCAATTTCGATTGGCAACTCCGTGTTCTCTACTTTCGAAATGACGGCGTCGACATCATATCGCGTGCGTCTAAGTTCCACAGATTGTTCATCAGTGTCGAGTACTGCGTACGCTGCTCGCGGATCGTCATCTCGAGGTTGTCCGACGCTACCCGGATTGATGAGTAATTTGTCATCGATCGTCGCCGCGTGTTGGACGTGCGTGTGACCGAGGATGAGTCCACGTCGATCCTCGAGATACTTCGTGAGCGTCTCGAATTCGGGCGGGAAAACGTATCTGTCTTGGATGTTTGGGTGGTCATGCACGAGTAAAAACTGGTCCTCGGCAACCGTCGATTTTCGAGGGAGCTGTTCCAACCACCGAAGTTGCTCGTGAGAGAGCTGACGCTTTGCAAACTCGAGTCCGGCTCTGGCCAACGGGTTGGAGTAGACGTGGGGAGTGTGCACCATCCGATCGTGGTTCCCCTGCACGATATCATCGGCTATGTTCATCACACGGTCGACACAGGCCGCCGGCCACGGGTTGTACCCGACAACGTCACCGACGCACACTACCGAATCGACCGCTGGCATGTCCTCGAGTACCGCCTCGAGTGCGGGCAAGTTCCCGTGGACGTCTGAGAGAATACCGACGTACATACGCGATACCAGTCAGTAGACAGACTAATATGTTGGTTCTAGAAGCCAAGATCACGGCGTGAACGGACAGCGATTTTCCAGAAAGATAATATGATTAGGTGCATGTTCATAGGAGAGTGGTGATTTCGGGATGGATGGCGACATCGTAGTCTCTCGAGGCCCTGACGAACTCGAGTCAATACGGGGTTTGGACGTGAGTATCGAGCTGAAATTTGACTGGGAGCATACGGCACTCTTACGTGGCGAGGTCAATCTCGAGACCCATCTGCAAAGTGTCGATGTCGATCCCGAACGGATTTGTAGCATCCATCTTCCACCGGGGATAGGCCGAGGTCGGACCGACCTCGAGATGGCACTGACGACACACAATCGAGGAACGATTAGCGCGTTCGTCCACGAACAACTCGGTGTCGTCCCGAATGCCCATCTGGTCGTGCATCCGCCGAAGCAGTTCGTATACAGCGACCAACTGGAGTTGATTGCAACCGTTCTCGAACTTACTGGTCGAGAGATCGCCGTCGAGAATACATCGGTGCCCTCAGACTGGTATGCGCCGGAAACGATCGCCTTCTTTGGGTACGTCGGCGAACGCTACGAACGACTTTCCGGGTTGTACCTCACGATCGATAGCGCTCACCTCCCCACAGATGGAACGACGGCTTCGGTACAATCGGCTGATCATGACGCCATTTCCACCCTCGAAGCTCGCTTAGCAGCGGACGGACTCGAAGTACCGACAGACTTTCGAGAGCGAATCGATCGACGACTGCAGGCACTCGAGTCGTACCTGCCAGGACAGGACGAACTCGAAGACAGCACTGACATGCCGTATGGGCCAGTGTTGCGTACCCTCTGTCTGAGCGGTGATCGAACAAAAGAGATTCACCTCAACGATCCACTGACCGACGCCGTTCCTGACCCGACCGGCCACAAGCCCTCCCCGATATTCGAAGCTGTTCTCGAGTATGCCATCGATCACGAGATAGCGATCGTGCTTGAACCGAGTGAACTCTCACCCAGAACGTTGCGTGAACGAGTGTCCGACTTACGAGAACTACTCGCTTCGATTTCATAGGCAATACACAAGCGAAAAATCCACCACTCAATTCGAAGGATACGATAATTCCGCATGTCGTTCAAACCACCGAACGTAGGGTGGTGATCCGTTCATCCCGTTCAATTAGCTCAACGACGGTGTCGACGAGAACCGGTTTGTAATCCAGTAACTCGACAGAAACGTTGACACAATTGGTCGCTGGGTTCACCAGTGGATACGCTTCCGGATGGGTGTTGTGGTGGTGTCCATGGATTACCCACCCATCCCAGAATCGAGGAGCGTTTTCCGGACGGTGTGTACAACAAAATTCCCGATCGCCCTGGGTGAGAAAATAGTACTGGTGGGTGTGAACGCCATCGACATATCTGCTCGGTGAATCGTGATTTCCCTCGATAAAGACGATGCGACCATTGAGTTCGTCAAACCACGCCCGAAGGGCAGCCTCGTCTGCAAAATGGCCCAGATCACCGAGAAAGAAGACGATATCATCGGCAGAAACGGTCGTATTCCAGTTATCGATGAGGGCCCGATTCATTTCGGTGACGCTATCGAACGGCCGATCGCAGTGCTCGATGATGTTTGCGTGGTCGAGATGGAGGTCGGAGACGAGATAGCGCGCCATGCTGGTGAAAATGGAGTGTGATGGTTCTTGGAACTATCGGGGCACTCGAGGAGATCACATCGTTCGTATCATTAAGTTAGTGTATCCCCCGCATTTCATTTGGATATATGTACGAAGTCAGCGAGAGGCTGTACTACGGTGGCCTTGAGGCAGCAGGGACAGATCTACGTCGGGACATCGATCACGTGATTCAGCTCACGTACGAGAGCCCGGAAGCCGGGTATCCGGACGACGTTTCGGTACATACGTTTTCGATGATGGATGGACCGCGGAACGACGAAACTGTATTTTGCGGCGCAGTGTCCAAAGCGGTCGAATTGCTCGAACAGGAATATACTGTGTTAGTTCACTGTTCGGCAGGACGGAGTCGGTCGACCTGTGTAACAGCAGCGGCATACGCGCGACACGAATCGGTCTCGTTCGAAAACGCGATGGCACGGGTTAGAGAAGCAGGTCCAGTTAATGCACACGAAGCGCTGTTACGTCGCGGGAAACGCGCCGTGGCCGAAGGTTCGGAGTAGTGGCTCCTCACGAATCGGCCCATGACGGCGAAATAGAAGACGAAGTGAATAACGAGAAAACGTGAATCAGATTTCAAAAGCCGACATCCCTGCTCGAGTCACCTCACTCGACGGTAACGCTTTTGGCAAGGTGTCGAGGTTTGTCGATCGAGCGACCGAGTTCGTTGGCGACCCAGTATGCGACCAGCTGTAACTGGACGTTCGCGACCACGCTGCTCGCGATCGGCTCGAGGTCGGGGACCGAGAGGACGTGGTCGGCGTAGCGTTCGACATCGGCGCGGCCGTCGGTGATGGCGACGATCGGGACGCCGCGGGCTTCGACCTCTTTGATGTTGCCGATCGTTTTGTTGGCGGCGCGGCCCTCGCCGGTAACCAGGGCGAAAACGGGGGTCTGTTCGCCGACGAGTGCCAGCGGGCCGTGTTTGAGTTCGCCGGCGGCGAATCCCTCGGCGTGTTTGTAGGTGATCTCTTTCATCTTGAGGGCGCCCTCGAGGGCGACCGGGTAGTGCAGGTCGCGACCGATGAAGAAGTACGATTCGGCGTCGCGGTAGGTTTCGGCGACGGTTCGTGCCTGGGTAGTGTCGAGGACCTGTTGGATGGCGTCGGGGATCGACCGAAGCGATTCGATCAGCTCTCGAGACCGGTGATCGCTCAGCAGGGCGGCGACCATGGTGAGCGCGACTTGCTGGCTGGCAAAGCTCTTCGTCGCGGCGACGCTGATCTCGGGGCCGGCACGGATGTAACAGACGTGGTCACACTCTCTGGCGGCCGAACTGCCGACGACGTTCGTCAGTGCGAGCGTGGTTGCGCCGGCACGCTGTGCCTCTCTGAGCGCACGGAGCGTGTCGGCGGTTTCGCCGCTCTGGGTGACGCCGAGGACGAGCGAAGACGACGTGAGCGGGAGCTGGTCGGCGTGGAACTGACTCGCCAGGATGGCCTGTGCGTTGATGCCCCAGCGTCGCAACAACGCCGCACCGAACAGCGCGGCGTGATAGGACGTTCCACAGGCGACGAGCGTCACCGGTTCGTCCCAGTCCGTCCCTTCGAGGAGGTCGAGGGTGACTCGGCCGGTGAGTTCGCTGAGTCGGCCGCGCAGACACTCACGAATGCCGGATGGCTGCTCGTGAATCTCTTTGAGCATGTAGTGGTCGTAGCCGCTTTTGCCTGCGTCCTCGGCGTCCCACTCGATCGTCTCGATCGAGGTTTCGACGCTCGTTCCATCATGGTCCGTGACCGTCACCGTCTCGGGTGTCAGAGTAGCGAATTCGCCATCCTCGAGGTAGATGACGCGGTCTGTGTGTTCGATGAAGGCAGGGACGTCGCTGGCGAGGTAGTGACCGTCGTCGCCGATGCCGAGCACGAGCGGGGATTCGTGTCTGGCAGCGTAGATGGTGTCACTGCCTTCGAAGACTGCGGCGATCGCGTAGCTCCCTTCGAGTTGCCTCACGGCGCGACGAAACGCCCCTTCGTGCTCGAGGCCGGCCTCGAGATAGCTGGCGATCAGGTGTGGGACCACTTCGGTGTCGGTATCGCTCTCGAAGGAGACGCCGTCCTCGGCGAGGGAGCTGCGAAGCGACTGGTAGTTCTCGATGATGCCGTTGTGAACGACCGCGACGTGACTGTCCGCGTCCGTGTGTGGGTGGGCGTTGGCATCCGACGGTGGGCCGTGTGTACTCCAGCGCGTGTGGCCGATGCCGACTGCGTCGGCCCCCGACACTGGATCGGCAGACTCGAGCGCCGATTCCAGCGCGGACAGTTCACCCTCTCGTTTGTGGACGTCGAGTTCGCCGTTGCTCAGGGCAATGCCGGCCGAATCGTAGCCCCGGTACTCGAGCCCGGAGAGGCCCGAGAGCAGTACGTCTAGAGCGTCACTTCCGTCACCGTTGCCGACGTAGCCGATGATGCCACACATTAGCCACGCACCTCCACGTCGTTGTCGACGGTCCCACGGACGGTCGAGCCTGCCTGGACGTGTGCGTCCGCGCCGACGATCGTCCCCGGACAGTACGTGACGCCACCTTCGTCTCGCGTCTGGTCGGCGAGGAGGGCACCGAACGCAACGTCCCGATGGACGCTATCGTCGACGATGACGTCGCCGGGCCCGCCAACGACGGTCGAGCCTGGACCCATGTTGACGCCGCGGCCGGAGACACACTCACGGAGGGTTACCCCATCGCCGAGCCGGGTATCGGCATCGATGACGGACCGCGTGATGGTCCCGTTTGCACCGACCGTGACGTTCTCACCGAGACAGACGTTCGGCCCGACGACCGCACCGGGGCCGACGACGCAGTCGTCAGCGATAGCCACCGGTTCGACGACGGTTGCCGTCTCGTGAATCTGTGCCGTCTCCGCGATCGTCCCGTTTTCGGCGTCAGCCTCGAGCAAGTCGTCGGCGATGGCGAGTAAGTCCCACGGGTAGGTTGCGTCCACCCAGACGCCGTCAGAGATGACACCCCCGACGGTGTCATCGCCCTCGATCACGCTCGAGAGGGCGTCGATGAGCGAGTGCTCGCCGGCCCGGGGATCGACCGCCCGAATCGTCTCGAAGATAGCAGGCGAAAACACGTACACACCGGCGTTGAGGTAGTAATCTCGGTCATCGACCGGGTTTTCGACGATTTCGGTCACCGTTCCATCGCGACAGATGACGCCACCGTACTCCGTGACGTCGGTGGTCGGAATCAGGCCGAGGGTTGCGAGGGTCGTCTCTGGGTCGTGGCCCTCGAGAACGTCAGAAATGATATTGCTGTCGACGAGTTGGTCCCCGTAGACGACGAGTGTGGGTTCGTCGAACGTGGACTCCGCAGCCAGTAGAGCGTGGCCGCTGCCGAGTTGTTTCGACTGTGTCACGTAGGTGATCGGCACGTTTCGGTAGCGTGGGCCGAAGTGCGATTGTACCCGATTTTGGCGGTAGCCAACGACGACGGTGATGTCCCTGATGCCGGCTTCGATCAGTGCGTCGAATACGTGGGCGAGAATCGGCTTGTTCGCGGCGGGAAGCATCGGTTTCGGCCGATACTTCGTCAGCGGTCGCAGTCGGCGACCCTCCCCAGCCGCGAGAACGATAGCCGAAGATGTGTGCATACGCACAGGAATCCATTCAACAGACCTTATTCTTTCGGCTTGCTATATCGGTTTCCAACGAGTATACGGCACCGGGATATATAATATATTTTTATTTAGAAGTCAGCGGGAACAAGCCGCGAAAAGTCCCTCCAGCGTTGTGATTGGTACACCTCCATCGCAGCCTCGAGCGAGGGCCACTCCTCGGATGCGAATCAATCGATCGTCAAGAGGGTCGCAGTCGGCAACACCTGAGTTCCGTTGACATTCATCGCAACGGAGGTTTTTTACGCTGTGTCGGACACTTCGATGTATGCACCGCGGGTACGCGTTCGGACTCACTGTCGCTGTCGTCGGCGTACTGTTCGCCGCGACGGTACTCGCAAGCGGCAGTTACGGACTCGCCGTCGACGATTCGATTGCGGTTCCGGAACAGACGGTCGAGATCGAGGGCTCGAGCTACGAAATCGACGGCATCGGTGTCGTCGAGCCTGGGGACTCGATCTCGATCACCGTCGACTCGAGCGAGGATTACCGGCTGTTCCTGTACAATCAGGATGAAGAAAGCGAGTTCAACGCGGGCTGGACGAGCGATACCGAACGCGTCACGATCGGTACCGATGACGACGATCTCGATACGGACGAACTCGAGGCTGGAACGTATTTGCTCTCACTCGAGCCCCGTGGCGAGGGACGACAGGCCGTGTATCCGATCGTCGTCATGGGCTATGATCTGACCCTGTCGTATCCGACAACGGTGGAGGCAGACGAGAACATCGAGATCACGGCAACCGTCGAGCCGATCGCCGAGTTGGACGAGCCCGAGACCGTCCAGGTCGCCATCTGGGATGGGACAGACGTCACCGAAGTGCAACTGGACCACGATGGTGACGGTCACTACAGCGCAATTCTCGAGTCAGGTTCGCTCGAACCCGGCTCCTACAACGTCTACGGTGGCGTCTCCGAGGATTCGGGCGGCGACTACCGGACGGCACAGGCCGTAGCGAACGGCGGGGCGCTAACGGTCGAGGAACCGGCGGATGACGACGACTCGAGCGACGATGACGCAGATGACGACGACGCAAACGGTGACGATCCGGATGGCTCGGACGACGATGATGCAGCTGACGACGACTCGAGTGACGATGAAGCGGGTGACGACGCAGACGGTGACGACTCGAGCGATGAGAGTGAAGAGAGTGATGATGACGGGTCCGGCGACGAATCGGACACTGAGGACGACTCAAGCGACGACGCGGATGACGATGTCGATAACGGCGATGAAAGCGACGGCGAAGAGCGGGAAGACGATACTGATGACACCGAGTCTGACGGAACCACGGACGATAGCGACGACGCTGACGATGTCGATGACGGGACGGACGACGCCACCGAAAGCGATGACGACGAGGGGCCAGCCGATGACTCGAGTGGGGAAACCGATTCCGAGGACGATGGACCGACGGTTATCGACCGTAACGAGACGACGGCTGACGAAAGTGACGACGCCCTCGCAAGCCCTGCACTCGGCGTGCTCGGCGCACTCGGCGTTCTGGGAGCAGTCCTGCTCGCTCGAGTGAATCGGACACGCACTCGGTGACTCACATTTGTGTCTGGAAAGAGAGGGTTTTCCCGAAGGTCATAGCCTCGAGTGGTCGCCCCCACGAGCATAGCCGTTCACTCCCTGGGTTCCTGTACCATAGAACCGAGACCGGAGGGCTCGATACGCACGATTCCTCCGAGTAGAATGAAATGTCCGGAAAGACTAAGAATAGAGAGTTTAATCGTAGCGTATGAAGTGTCGCTGTCGTCTGATTGTTCTCCTCACCGTTGTTGCAATGGTGACGCTTGCGCCGATCGCTGGCATCGCCGGTGCAACAGCTGGGGCGAACACTGGAACACAATCGTCCCAAACAACCAGTTTGGATGACGATGAACTGTATTCGGTAACCGATAACATCTCCGTCTGGGAACGCTCTGCACTGACCCTGCGAGCGGACCCCACGACAGGAGACCCTGTCAGCGTCGACTTCTTCGTCGACCTGAACGACCCGGATGACAGGACAGTTACAGAATTCCGAGAGGAACTGTCCGTCTACAAAGCGGGCGAAACTGTAACGGTCAACTTCGGGGCCCAGACCGACACGGGTGACCTCGCCGGTGAGGAGGTGCAGATACTCACCGCCGAACTCAATGAGGACGTCACGGCCGACGACGTCAACCTGAGCATGCTGCCGACGTCGGCTGACGACCTGGCAGACGAGCTGACCCAGGAGAACCTCGACAACCTCAACGAGAACGTTACCTTCTCACTCGAGGACGCAACACTCGATTCGAACGGCGAACTCGAACACGAGTTCACGGCCGATCGTGCTGGACTATACACGGTCGTCGTTGCAACCGGCGACGGGCTCGACGAAGATAACGGCAACCTCGAAATCGTCGGTGACACGACCATCGTCGGCGCCGAATCGCTGGCCGCCCAGGAAAAGCCATCCGACGTGACCGTCGACGACGACGACCTCCTGCCGGGTGACACCGTGAGCTTCAATGCCACCGCAGGTGAACTCGATGGCGACATCGACCACGCCGTCGTCCTGTACGACGAAGAGACGCTCACCTCCGTCGACAACGACCTCGTGATCAACATCACCGAAGAGATCGACGAGGACTTCTCCGAATCGGATATCCAGATCGAACACGACATCGCGACCGTCAACGGCGTCCACGAACTCGAGAGCGATGTGACTGTCATGGGGCAGACGCTCGGTGCACAGTCGGTTTCCGGACAGACACACCTCGGTGACGTCATCGATTTCGTCACCAGCGAGGCCGGTGACGCCGCCGGCGAAGACCTCGAGGGCCCAACCTCGATCGCTACTGACGACGTCGTGTTGAACGCGTCCTCGACCGCGCTGGCAAACGTCGGACCGTCGGCGACCATCGACGTCGAAACGTACGGGAACTGGACGCCTGGTGAGTATCGCTGGGTTCACGTCGCCAGCGGTGACTCGAGCGACGAGTTCCAGACGAGTACGGGAACGATCTCGCTCGGCGAGACGGCCTTCGACGTGAAGATCGACGAGGACGCCTCGACGACCGAAGTCGAGACCGACGAAACGGCAACGATCGTCGCGAACGTGACCAACGTCGGCGATCTGCCCGCCGAAACCCCTGTCGAGTTGACCGTCGACGGTGACTTCGAATCGGACACGACTGTCGACCTCGACGTCGATGAAACCGAGACCGTCGAATTCGATGTCACGCGTTCGGATGAAGGCGAGTACACGGTGACGGTTACTGCCGCCGAGGCGTCCGATTCCATAACGCTGACGGTGGACGATCCATCGCCGCCACCGATAGGACCACCTGCTCCACCGGGCCCACCGGATGACCCACCAGAACCGGGTCCACCAGAAGAAGTCCCCGGTGATGTCTACAGCGAGCGTGCG comes from the Natronosalvus amylolyticus genome and includes:
- a CDS encoding metallophosphoesterase family protein, which encodes MKALIIGDIHLRTTGRNIVVDDLPVDGYDIVIAIGDVIDENIDHAKSAEAGERYETKGRAFFEALNERGKPVVAVPGNHDPLACTERLTEGLSNIEVLHKTTYEVPETITGTEDRLTIAGWGCETFDFTPAIPAPEYPTIAPAQFDSHEVTPGEIATYIETRTARYLAGIDDFETLEAAFIETPTGNSTTLQLFTERIELLEERFETVCEIMNQAQNRVVLCSHVSPYGVPFDKRSKHAHDGQYHFGSLALKLAILETAPLGVISGHTHQEGLTGTETSNGYTYLYNPGAPGVATLEVDANGTFITESVPIE
- a CDS encoding SIMPL domain-containing protein, encoding MTTPTITTDATGTAEALPTKATVDLEARGTATVPSVATATAEDCAETIRQALVDAGISDDHIRLVKVRLADPSNQFGSEGDDTFRATRRLQVDCAPATASKIAETAIDAGATTVDVRFALGEEKTQQLRSQAVATATERARSLAAHIAECEGVSIGPVRTVTTTTSEQGFQSLVDEALEFDPESDFQPSPIRISERVEAVFEISDE
- a CDS encoding metallophosphoesterase family protein, with the translated sequence MYVGILSDVHGNLPALEAVLEDMPAVDSVVCVGDVVGYNPWPAACVDRVMNIADDIVQGNHDRMVHTPHVYSNPLARAGLEFAKRQLSHEQLRWLEQLPRKSTVAEDQFLLVHDHPNIQDRYVFPPEFETLTKYLEDRRGLILGHTHVQHAATIDDKLLINPGSVGQPRDDDPRAAYAVLDTDEQSVELRRTRYDVDAVISKVENTELPIEIGTRLLDGS
- a CDS encoding dual specificity protein phosphatase family protein translates to MYEVSERLYYGGLEAAGTDLRRDIDHVIQLTYESPEAGYPDDVSVHTFSMMDGPRNDETVFCGAVSKAVELLEQEYTVLVHCSAGRSRSTCVTAAAYARHESVSFENAMARVREAGPVNAHEALLRRGKRAVAEGSE
- the glmS gene encoding glutamine--fructose-6-phosphate transaminase (isomerizing), coding for MCGIIGYVGNGDGSDALDVLLSGLSGLEYRGYDSAGIALSNGELDVHKREGELSALESALESADPVSGADAVGIGHTRWSTHGPPSDANAHPHTDADSHVAVVHNGIIENYQSLRSSLAEDGVSFESDTDTEVVPHLIASYLEAGLEHEGAFRRAVRQLEGSYAIAAVFEGSDTIYAARHESPLVLGIGDDGHYLASDVPAFIEHTDRVIYLEDGEFATLTPETVTVTDHDGTSVETSIETIEWDAEDAGKSGYDHYMLKEIHEQPSGIRECLRGRLSELTGRVTLDLLEGTDWDEPVTLVACGTSYHAALFGAALLRRWGINAQAILASQFHADQLPLTSSSLVLGVTQSGETADTLRALREAQRAGATTLALTNVVGSSAARECDHVCYIRAGPEISVAATKSFASQQVALTMVAALLSDHRSRELIESLRSIPDAIQQVLDTTQARTVAETYRDAESYFFIGRDLHYPVALEGALKMKEITYKHAEGFAAGELKHGPLALVGEQTPVFALVTGEGRAANKTIGNIKEVEARGVPIVAITDGRADVERYADHVLSVPDLEPIASSVVANVQLQLVAYWVANELGRSIDKPRHLAKSVTVE
- a CDS encoding sugar phosphate nucleotidyltransferase codes for the protein MHTSSAIVLAAGEGRRLRPLTKYRPKPMLPAANKPILAHVFDALIEAGIRDITVVVGYRQNRVQSHFGPRYRNVPITYVTQSKQLGSGHALLAAESTFDEPTLVVYGDQLVDSNIISDVLEGHDPETTLATLGLIPTTDVTEYGGVICRDGTVTEIVENPVDDRDYYLNAGVYVFSPAIFETIRAVDPRAGEHSLIDALSSVIEGDDTVGGVISDGVWVDATYPWDLLAIADDLLEADAENGTIAETAQIHETATVVEPVAIADDCVVGPGAVVGPNVCLGENVTVGANGTITRSVIDADTRLGDGVTLRECVSGRGVNMGPGSTVVGGPGDVIVDDSVHRDVAFGALLADQTRDEGGVTYCPGTIVGADAHVQAGSTVRGTVDNDVEVRG
- a CDS encoding carboxypeptidase regulatory-like domain-containing protein, with product MKCRCRLIVLLTVVAMVTLAPIAGIAGATAGANTGTQSSQTTSLDDDELYSVTDNISVWERSALTLRADPTTGDPVSVDFFVDLNDPDDRTVTEFREELSVYKAGETVTVNFGAQTDTGDLAGEEVQILTAELNEDVTADDVNLSMLPTSADDLADELTQENLDNLNENVTFSLEDATLDSNGELEHEFTADRAGLYTVVVATGDGLDEDNGNLEIVGDTTIVGAESLAAQEKPSDVTVDDDDLLPGDTVSFNATAGELDGDIDHAVVLYDEETLTSVDNDLVINITEEIDEDFSESDIQIEHDIATVNGVHELESDVTVMGQTLGAQSVSGQTHLGDVIDFVTSEAGDAAGEDLEGPTSIATDDVVLNASSTALANVGPSATIDVETYGNWTPGEYRWVHVASGDSSDEFQTSTGTISLGETAFDVKIDEDASTTEVETDETATIVANVTNVGDLPAETPVELTVDGDFESDTTVDLDVDETETVEFDVTRSDEGEYTVTVTAAEASDSITLTVDDPSPPPIGPPAPPGPPDDPPEPGPPEEVPGDVYSERAVAEFDEKAERMVVTFIQDSPVSDVTLDTADPVEVLVQEFDAQNPPKELPRTPGAQISLQRIALSPGYELTEGTIRFTQPADAFSSAALEEEALTAYRFDEDTQTWEPLETTVLEVTDDRVTVEADTPRFSYFAVAETRSPTAVIDVSPDTTVEAGETQTLSATYSDPGSGEIDEYEWRLDGEYLSDEPEVEQTLEEGTYEVELTVTNDAGNSDTVTETLTVEEEDDDPPVDPPEDETYETEIVVTDSDGEPIAGATVEIDGETYTTDENGVITVELEDGEYTATITADGYEEMTQDITVDGQDVAISTELATVEEDDGTSWLTIVLVLILLAVLAGVGYFVYVEYEDEIQSFIDEKRQ